CCTTCTTCTTCCTCCAGCTCATGCGGACGCTCAATCAGGACGGGCTGCTGACCCGCACGCCCGAGGGCCGCTGGCACTGGGATGAGCAGGGCATCCGGGCCCGGGCCTACTCCGACAACGTCGTCGACTTCCTGGTGGGCCGGCTGCGACAGCTCCCCGAGCAGACCCAACACCTGCTGCGCCTGGCGGCGTGCGCGGGCAATGCCTTCCCGAAGCGCACCCTGGCCATCATCTCCGACAGAGCGGAGGACGAGGTGGAGCGGGAGCTCGAGCCCGCGCTCCAGGAAGGCCTGTTGATGCGGACGGGCCAGGAGCAATACCGATTCCTCCACGATCGCATCCAGCAGGCGGCCCACGCCCTCATTCCCGAGGAGGAGCGCAAGGCCATCCACCTGCGCATCGGCCGCCTGCTGCTGGCGAGCCTGCCCCCGGAGGAAGTGCGCGAGAAGATCTTCGACGTGGTGAACCAGCTCAACGCCGGGGCCGAGCTGCTCGTGCTCCCCGGGGAGCGCCACCAGGTCGCGCTGCTCAACGCCGAGGCGGGCAGGAAGGCGCAGGCCTCGACCGCGCACCGCTCGGCCATCACCTACTTCACCGCGGCCCTCTCGCTGCTGCCGGACCCCTGGGAGCGCGAGCACGCGCTGGCCTTCCAGCTGAGCTTCCAGCGGGCGATGAGCGAGTTCATGAGCGGCAACACGGACGGGGCGCGCCAACTCGTGGAGGCGCTCCGCCCCCGGGCGCGCACCCCCGCGCAGCTGGCGTCGGTGTCCGTGTTGCTGAGCGACATCCACATGGCCGCCAGCGAAACCCAGCCCGCCGTGGACTGTCTGCTGGAGTGCCTGACCTCGCTGGGCATGCCCATGCCCCCCCATCCCTCCCGGGAGGAAGTGGAGGCCGCCAACGCGGAGGTGTGGACCCTGTTGGGGGAGCGCCCCATCGCGAGCCTCCTCGAGCTGCCGCTCATGACGGACCCGGACATCCAGGCGATGATGAGTGCCCTCTCCGCCCTGTTCACGCCCGCGCTCGCCACGGATGTCAACCTGCTCGTCCTGTACCTGTGCAGGATGCTCTCCCTCTCCCTGCGCCACGGCAACAGCGAGGCCATCACGACTGGGTATGCGTGGTACGGCATCACGCTGGGCAGCCTGTTCGGGCGGTACCGGGAGGGCTATGCCTTCGGCGAGCTGGCCCTCGCCCTCGTCGAGCGCCACGGCTACACCACCTCCCGGGCGAGGATCCTCTACTCGATGGAGCTCCTCAGCGTCTGGACCCAGCCGCTCACCCTCTCGCTGGAGTACATCCGCAATGCCTTTCAGCAGGCCGTTCCGGCGGGTGATTTCCAGACCGCCGGATACTGCTGCAACCACATCGTCACGGATCGCCTCGCCCTCGGGCACCCCCTGGACGAGATCCACCAGGAGTCGGTCGCGCGCATGGACTTCGTGCGCAAGGCCAACTTCCATGGCGTCCAGCAAATCATCCAGTGCACCCAGCGCTACATACAGCAGCTGCGCGGCCTGTCAGCGTCCTTCGAGTCGCTGAACGGAGAGGACTTCGACGAGGAGTCCTTCGAGGCGGGGCTGTCGTCGACACCGCACATGAGCACCGTGGTGTGCTGGTACTGGACCCTCAAGATGCAGTCGCGCGTCATGTGCGGCCGGTACGAGGAGGCATGTCAAGCATCGGCCAGGGCCCAGGAGCTCCTCTGGTCCTCGCTCGGCCACATCCAGCTGGCGGACTTCCACCTCTACAGCGCGTTGGCCCTGTCCGGCCGCTGCGAGGACGCGGCGCCCGAAGCACGGCGGGACTACCTCGAGGCCATGCGGCGGCACCAGCGACAGCTCGGGGAGTGGGCGGAGCACAGCCCCGGCAACTTCCGCGCGGCCGAGCGGATGGCCGCCGCCGAGCTCGCCCAGCGCCAGGACCAGTGGGACGAGGCGATGCACGCCTACGATGCGGCGATCCACTCGGCGCGCGAGCACGGCTTCCTCCAGAACGCCGCGCTCGCCAACGAGCTCGCGGCGCGCTTCTGGCGCAAGCGGGGGGTCAAGACCATCGCCCTGGGCTACGCCCGCGAGGCGCGGGATGCGTACCGGACGTGGGGGGCCCACGGCAAGGTCCAGCACCTGGAGGACCAGTGGCCCACGCTCTCGGGTACGGCGAGCGCCCAGGACCGCGCGGCCTCCGATACGACCTCGACTCATCTCGATGCGCTCACCGTGGTGAAGGCCCAACAGGCCATCTCCGGGGAGATAGACCTGGAGCAGCTGGTGTCCACGCTGCTGCGGGTGGCCATGGAGAACGCCGGCGCCCAGCGCGGCGCCCTGCTGCGCCCGCACGGCAACAAGCTGCGGCTGGTGGCCCTCTCCAACGTGGCGGAGGGCGGCGCCGTGGTGCTTCCGGAAGACAACTCCACCCACGAGCTGCCCTGGTCGCTCCTCACCTACGTCAAGCGCACGCGCGAGCACGTGCTCATCGGGGATGCCTCCCGGCCCCATCCCTACGCCTCCGACGGCTACTTCGAGCACGGCCGGGCCAAGGCGGTGCTCTGCCTGCCGCTGCTGCGCCAGGAGGAGCTCGTCGGCGTGCTCTATCTGGAGAACAGCCTCACCGCGGATGCCTTCACCCCGGCCCGCCTCACGCTGCTCGTGCACATCGCCTCCCAGGCCGCCATCTCCATCGAGAACGCGCGGCTCTACGCCGACATCAAGCAGGCCCAGGCCGCCCTGCGCGACGCCAACGACGAGCTGGAGCGGCGCGTGGACGAGCGCACGCACGAGCTCAAGGAGGCCCAGGCCCGGCTGGTGGGAATGGCACGCGCGGCGGGCATGTCCGAGATCGCCTCCAACGTGCTGCACAACGTGGGCAACGTGCTCACCAGCGCCGTCGTCAACCTCGAGACGACGCGTCACGCGGTGGGCGCGTCGCGGGTCGTCCGGGTGCGGCAGGTGGCCGCGCTGCTCGAGGAGCACCGCGAAACGCTGATGGACTTCCTCACGAAGGATCCCCGGGGGAGCCGCCTGCCCGACTACCTGTCCGCGCTCGCCGCCGAACTCATCCATGAGCAGACGAACCTGCAGGAGAACCTGGACGCCATGAACCGGCACCTGGAGCACATCCGGGCCATCGTCCAGGTGCAGCAGACCTACGCGAAGACGCCGCTGCTCACCGAGGAGTGCGATCTGGCGCAGCTCGTCGACGACACCCTGCGCATCCAGTACACCTCGCTCCAGCGCCACGGCATCACCCTCACCCGCGAGTTCGCCCGCCTGCCCCGGATGTGGCATGACAAGCACAAGGTGATGCAGATCCTCGTCAACCTCGTCGCCAACGCCAAGTACGCCATGGACGCCATGCCCGAGCAGCAGCGGCACCTGCTCGTGCGGCTCACCACGGACGATGGGTGGGCACGCATCCAGGTGACGGACAGTGGCGTGGGCCTCGCGCCGGAGATCCTCGGCAAGCTCTTCACGCATGGTTTCACCACGCGCAAGGACGGCCACGGCTTCGGCCTGCACTCGAGCTCGCTGGCGGCGAAGATGCTGGGAGGGCGTCTGACGCTGGAGAGCGAGGGGCCCGGCAAGGGGACCACGGCCACCCTGGAGATTCCGCTCATGCCCGAGCCCAGGACGTTCCCCCCCGAGACCAGGCGGAAGGAGCCCCGCGTGGGCCCCCTTTCTCCCGAGAAGGATCCTTGACTGGAGTGGCGGGGAAGGCGGCCCTCGCGGTCACTGGGGCACGCGGAGCCCCACGAGCCCATCGTTCGCCACGCGCGAGACCTCGTTCGGAAGCGCGGGCAGGAGGGCGCGGGCCGCGCCGGGGAGGTTGCCCGGGTGGAGGATCATCACCTGCACGACCCTCGTTGCCCCCGGCGAGTGCGCACCTGGCCCCTGCGCGAGGGCCGCCCCAGAGCGCGTGGTGTTGAAGCTCAAGCCGCCCTCAAGTCGCCTGTGGAGGCGCCGCGAGGTAGGGCAGTTCCAGGGTGAAGGTGGCCCCGTGTCCAGGTCCCTCGCTGTGGACGGTGAGCGTTCCCCCCATATCCTGGGCCGCCAGGGCGCTGGAGTGCAGGCCGAAGCCATGCCCCTCCTGCCGGGTGGTGAAGCCGTACTGGAAGATGCGGGTGAGCATCTCCGGGGCGATGCCCATGCCGTTGTCATGCATCTGGATGCGCACCTGCTCGTTCCCGGTACGCTCCAGCTTCACGGTGAGCACCCGCTCGGTGGGAGGCACCGCGTCCATGGCGTACTTGGCGTTGCTCACCAGGTTGACCAGGATCATCAGCGTCTTGTGCTTGTCGGT
Above is a window of Cystobacter fuscus DNA encoding:
- a CDS encoding trifunctional serine/threonine-protein kinase/ATP-binding protein/sensor histidine kinase, yielding MVGIPGYTLIDKLKSTGTNILYRAVRDSDRLPVIVKMPMSAHPGVRERDDYRREYAVLQRLSEVRGVPRVLGFELSGERPVLLMEGEGGAALSDTAGTPLGVERFLELAISLASTLTDIHRRGVIHKDLKPSNIIRLPSGETRIVDFGSATVQSVEHVEAVSAGLIEGTLAYMSPEQTGRMNRSVDYRTDLYSLGVTFYELLTGTLPFHGRDALEWFHAHMAQTPRAPHERIPAIAPCLSAIVMKLLAKVAEERYQGADGLKADLLRCQEALGRGELEPFPLGEHDIPTHFQMPQRLYGREAQVDTLLQAFERIGRGGHPELVLISGYSGIGKSAVVHELYRPVVQRRGLFLDGKFDQFQRDIPYATLAQAIRGLVRQLLAGTDAELEAWRQQLCEAWEGSGQLLVDLVPQLELIVGKQPALPAFTPAESQHRFDWVFQRFLGVLSTPAHPLVIFLDDLQWADGASLRLIQHLFTHPDTPPLLMIGAYRDNEVSPSHPLMLTRTELRKGGAWVAELRLEPLSQEQLRQIITDALPGAEQEVIEPLSALVHQKTGGNPFFFLQLMRTLNQDGLLTRTPEGRWHWDEQGIRARAYSDNVVDFLVGRLRQLPEQTQHLLRLAACAGNAFPKRTLAIISDRAEDEVERELEPALQEGLLMRTGQEQYRFLHDRIQQAAHALIPEEERKAIHLRIGRLLLASLPPEEVREKIFDVVNQLNAGAELLVLPGERHQVALLNAEAGRKAQASTAHRSAITYFTAALSLLPDPWEREHALAFQLSFQRAMSEFMSGNTDGARQLVEALRPRARTPAQLASVSVLLSDIHMAASETQPAVDCLLECLTSLGMPMPPHPSREEVEAANAEVWTLLGERPIASLLELPLMTDPDIQAMMSALSALFTPALATDVNLLVLYLCRMLSLSLRHGNSEAITTGYAWYGITLGSLFGRYREGYAFGELALALVERHGYTTSRARILYSMELLSVWTQPLTLSLEYIRNAFQQAVPAGDFQTAGYCCNHIVTDRLALGHPLDEIHQESVARMDFVRKANFHGVQQIIQCTQRYIQQLRGLSASFESLNGEDFDEESFEAGLSSTPHMSTVVCWYWTLKMQSRVMCGRYEEACQASARAQELLWSSLGHIQLADFHLYSALALSGRCEDAAPEARRDYLEAMRRHQRQLGEWAEHSPGNFRAAERMAAAELAQRQDQWDEAMHAYDAAIHSAREHGFLQNAALANELAARFWRKRGVKTIALGYAREARDAYRTWGAHGKVQHLEDQWPTLSGTASAQDRAASDTTSTHLDALTVVKAQQAISGEIDLEQLVSTLLRVAMENAGAQRGALLRPHGNKLRLVALSNVAEGGAVVLPEDNSTHELPWSLLTYVKRTREHVLIGDASRPHPYASDGYFEHGRAKAVLCLPLLRQEELVGVLYLENSLTADAFTPARLTLLVHIASQAAISIENARLYADIKQAQAALRDANDELERRVDERTHELKEAQARLVGMARAAGMSEIASNVLHNVGNVLTSAVVNLETTRHAVGASRVVRVRQVAALLEEHRETLMDFLTKDPRGSRLPDYLSALAAELIHEQTNLQENLDAMNRHLEHIRAIVQVQQTYAKTPLLTEECDLAQLVDDTLRIQYTSLQRHGITLTREFARLPRMWHDKHKVMQILVNLVANAKYAMDAMPEQQRHLLVRLTTDDGWARIQVTDSGVGLAPEILGKLFTHGFTTRKDGHGFGLHSSSLAAKMLGGRLTLESEGPGKGTTATLEIPLMPEPRTFPPETRRKEPRVGPLSPEKDP